From Micromonospora echinospora:
CTCCGTCCTGCCGTCACCGAACAGCCAGGTGACGGTGCCCTGCTTCGCCAACTGGGCGGCGCGGGTGACCCGGGTGGCCTCGTCGGCGTCCCAGGTCAGGGGATCGGCAAGGTCGGTGTCCACGATGATCTGGTAGCCCTCGGAGAGGGAGAGGTCGTGCTGACTCTGCACGGTCCGCGCGACACGGCGGGCGCGGGCGAGCTCCAGAGGGCTGGGCGTGGTCTCGGCGAGCGCCAGGATGTCATCGAGATCCACGGCTGGCCCCCTGCCGTCGGTCGCTCTCCGATCGGGTGAAGCCGGCTTTCTCCGCCAGTTCGCACAGCCCTTTCTTGGCGGCGGCCTTGTAGGAGCGGACGCTGTTCTCGGTCAGTCCGAGGATGCGGGCGATCTCCTGGTTGGAGAAGCCCTCCTTCGACATCTGGAACACTTCGGCGTGCCGTACCGGCAGCTGGTGCAACCAGCCGCGCAGCGTCTCCTGCGCCTCCCACGCGTCCGCGATGTCCGAGTGGGACGAGGGCGGGAGGTCCTCCGGCGCCACCGCGGCTTCCCGCTGGCGCCGGTCGTGATCCTTCATGATCTTGAATCGGGCCGTGCGGATGATCCAGCCGATCGGCCGGACGTGGTCACGAAGCTTGGGCCATTCGACCAGACCGTGCAGAAAGGCTTCGTGAAGCGCGTCCTCCACCGCCTGGCGATCCCGGCATCTCGCCCTGAGGATCCGTTCCACTGTGTGGTACGAGCCTTCGGTGAATTCGGCGAACTCCCGGTCGTGAACGGCCTTCAGGCGGGCCGCCTCGGCCTCGCGCAGAGCGTCGTTGTCGTCGGGATTCGGCGTCAGAGCGGCTGTGCCCTTGATGTCGGTCACGCCGCCTCCTCGACGGCCCCGGGCTTCGACGCGCTGCGCCCGCCCAGCTCGACCTCCCGATGTCCGTCGCGATCGCGCTCCACGATCCGTACGACGTCGTGGTCGGCCTCCGCGAGCCGGATCAGCCACGTCACCCGGGCTGTGGTGCGTGTTGTCGCCTCGCGTTCCTCGTTCATTCGGGCGCGGTGTGCCACGTAGGCTCGCACCAGGCCCGCCACCGCTCCGGCGACGGCAGTGGCAACGGCCACCACCTGATATCCGGTGAGCGGTTCCGCCAGCGCTTCGTTCATTGTTCCCCCTCGGCCCCCTTGGTTCGCCAATTACTATCCGTGGCGAGAGGCCGATGTAGATACCAGAACACGCGCAATGTTTTTGAAGATCAACGATCAAGTCGTTCATCAGCGATTAAAGCGCAAAGTCATGGCATTGGGACTCTGCGCAAGGGGATTGACGGGCGGCTTTTCCGGGCAACTTGCATTGATCACCTATTACTGCGGGTGACAAATCCATCACCTCGGCGGGCGTCACTCCTCGGCGGGAAGCTCCGCGGCCGGAACGGTGAGGCGTACCGCGCCGTCGCTCACCGCCGCGATCCGGTCGGCGAGTACGTAGACCGCGCCGGTGCGGACCAGATCGGTGGAGACCTTGAGGTAGCCGTCGCGCAGCAGCCGCGCGGCCAGGTCGGCCGGTACGTCCGGCTCCTCCACCGCCGCCGACTCGATCAGCTCGTCCAGGCTGCTGCCCGGGTCGACAGGGGCGGGCGCCTGCACGGTCACCGCGGCCGGGTCGCCGCGCTGGACGAGATCGACTGTGCCCACCTCGACGCCCGCGGAGTCGACCACCCGCATGCCGGTGGTGATCCGGGAGACGGTGTCCTGCTGCTGGCTCATGCAGCAGCGGTTCCCGGGCCACGCGGACGCTAAACGGACGGGGCCCAGCCGCCCGGCGGGCGGGGGGACAGCTCGCGCCAGGTGTCGGTGCCGTCCAGCAACGCCCGGACCGTCTCCTCCGCCTCCTCGACGCTGGCGTGCTCGTAGAACCGGGAAACTCCCTCGGCGCCGCCGGCCCGCTGCTCCACGTGCCAGCGGTCGCCGTCCACCCGGAGGAAGACGTCGCGCCGGGCGAGCCGTCCCCATTTCCCGTTCCACCAGTGCCTACGCTGCTCCATGCCCGGACTCTATCGAACATGTGTTCGATACACGTCGGCCCCCGCGGGATTCCCGCGAGGGCCGATCGGTTATGGCGTCAGCGCGGCGCGGGCGGCTCCTGCCGGCGGCCGAGCACGTCGTCCAGGGCGCTGCGCTGCCCGGGCGTGCCGTGGTTGCCGGCGAGCAGCGCGTCCCGGATCTCGGTGAGCAGCTTGACCTCCTCGCTCGGGGCCGAGGGCGGCGGCTCCTCGCCGCGCTGCCGGCGCTCGGCCAGCTTGTTCATCGGGAAGACCACCAGGAAGTACAGAACGGCGGCGGTCAGCAGGAAGGTGATCGCCGCGTTGACGAAGTCCACCCAGGGGAACTTCACGTCACCGATCGTCCAGGTTCCCGACTTGAGTTCACTGCCACCGCTGGCCAGCTTGATCAGCGGCTTCAGGAACGAGCCTGTGAAGGCCGTGACCACGCCGGTGAACGCGGCGCCGATGACGACACCGACCGCCAGGTCGACGACGTTGCCGCGCATGATGAAGTCTTTGAAGCCCTTGAGCATCCGTACTCCTGTGCCCTGATGAGTCTGTGTCGGGGACAACCTATGCCGTTACCCATCGCCGGCTCTAGTGAGCTCGCGATCGGTAGTCCTGCCTTGCGGCCGGACGGTCCCGGTCTGACCCGCTGAGGCAGCGCCGGGTTGACGCTTCACTGCCACCAGCCCAGCATGCTGGGTCTTACGGACGGCTCCACGTCCAGCCACCGGACCACTCCCGGTGGTGTGACTCGCGACTAGGGCGGCCAGATTGCGGGCAGCGTTGAGATCCCTATCAAGTACCAGGCCGCACGTTGTGCAGATGTAGGTCCGCTCGGCTAGGGCCAGCTTGGCTTTCGCCGCACCGCAACCCGAGCAGGTTTTCGATGAGGGATACCAACGGTCGGCCAGAATCATTTGGCCGCCGTACCACTCGGCTTTGTATGCCAGTTGCCGGCGCAGTTCGGCAAAACCGGCATCGGCGATATGCCGCGCCAGCCGTCGATTGCGCAGCATCCCGGCGACGTTGAGGTCTTCTAGCACGATCGTGCCGTGTTCTCGGGCGAGGCGGGTGGTGAGCTTGTGCAACCCGTCGCGACGCAGGTTTCTCACCCGTGCGTGAGCCCGGCTGAGGCGGGCGGATGTCCGTTCCCACCGGCCGGACGGGTGGCGGCTGGCGCACCGATCCGGTCCGGCCTTTCGGGCCAGCGCTCGGCTGAAACGCCGCAACCGCGCCTGTGCACCAATCAGGTGCTGGGGGTTTGGTGCCTTCTCACCGGTCGAGAGCACCGCGAGATGCTTGATGCCAAGGTCGACACCGACCACCGACAGGGGTTGGGTCGGGCGGCGATCGGTTCGCTCGACCTCGCAGGTGAAGGCCACGTGCCACCGGCCGCCGTCACGGCGCACGGTGGCGGACATGATTCGGGCGGTCCCGCTGTCGATGCGGCGGGCGAGCTTACGGGCGGACTCGTGTAGCTTCAGCCGGCCTAGCCGTGGAAGCACTATATGCTTCCGGTCCAACTCCGCCTGGATCGTGCCAGTGGTGAAGCGAACGCTCGGCGCAGTGCGTCGGCGGGACTTGAACCGGGGAAAACCGGCGGGTCGGCCGGCTCGGTGCCCGCTGCGGGAATGGGTCCAGTTCCTCAGTGCTCGGGCGAGTGCGTCGAGACCCGTATTGAACGCTTCTTTGGAGCACTCCGCCCACCATGGGGCGACCTGCCGCTTAGCGGCGTTCCATTCCTTGCGCAGCCCTGGAAGCGACCACGACAGCGCCGGGGTGAGTTGATTATCCGGGATGCCGTAGGTGCGCTCCGCAGCCCGTTGACACATCACTGCTCTGACTCGTGCGAGCGCCCAATTGTGCGCCACACGGGCGGCTCCGGCGTGCGCAAGTGCTGCGCGTTCCTGCGTCGGGGTGAGATCGAGGGCGTATCGGTACGCCTGGATCGTCTTCACGCGGAACCATCGGGAGGTGACGGCGCCGGCCAGGATGCCGTGGCCACTACCTGCTCCTTCGGGTCTCCCGTCATGTCAGGAAGCTAGCGGGTGCCAGTGACATTTTGCGTGCGTCAGCAGCCGCTGCCCCCGGCGGGCCCTTCGAGAAAAGCACCGGCCTCGATCGCCGCCCGCTGCGGGTGGCCGGCCCGGATCGCCTCCACCAGCCGGCCGTGATCCACGTACCGCTCCGGGGTCAGCGCCTCGCCCATCGCCTGGGCCACCGTGCTGCGCAGCGCGGCGCCGACCGAGGCGTACAGCTCGGCGAGCATGGCGTTGTGCGCGGCCGCCACCACTGCTGTGTGCAGCGCGGCGTCCGCCTCGACGAACTCGTCCACCCGGCCGCCGCGCCAGGCGGCCTCCCGGGCCGCGAGCGCGCCGTCGAGCGCCGCCAGGTCCTCGGGGGTACGCCTCAGCGCGGCGAGCCGGGCGGCCTCCACCTCGAACGCGCGCCGGACCTCGATCACCTCGGTCATCCGGTCGTCGGTGAGCCGGCGGGCCACCACCGGCGCCAGCTCGTCTGTCGACACCACGTAGGTGCCGGAGCCCTGCCGGCACGCCAGCACCCCGGCGTGCACGAGCGCCCGGACCGCCTCGCGGACCGTGTTGCGCCCCACGCCCAGCTCGGCGACCAGTTGCGGCTCGGTGGGGATGCGCCCGCCCACCGGCCACTCGCCGCCGAGGATGCGCTCCCGGAGCTGCTCGATGGTCTGGCGGACCCGGTGACCGCGCGGCGGCACGGCGACGGAATCCACGGCGGGTGTCACGGGTTACACCTCATGCCGAAATTCATCCCATGATTGTAGGTTCGAGGTCATGACTCCGCCACCTGCGCCCGCCGCGACAGTGCCCGCCCCGGGCGTCGCGTCCGCGGTCACCCCCACCCCGGCGCCGCGCGCGGTCCGGGGTGGTCTGCTCGTGCTGACCGGGATGCTGCTGGTCGCGCTGAACCTGCGGGCGGCGGTGACCAGCCTGGGCGCCCTGCTCGACGAGGTCCGGGTCGGTCTGGGTCTCTCCGGGGCCATGGCCGGCCTGGTCACCACGCTGCCCACCATCGCGTTCGCCGGGCTGGGCGCGCTCACCCCGTGGCTGGTCCGCCGCTGGGCCGCGCCCCGGGTGCTGGTGCTCGCCATGCTGGCGCTCACCGTCGGGCAGGTGCTGCGCGCGCTCACCGGCTCGGCGGCGGTCTTCGTGCTCACCAGCGCGCTCGCGCTCGCCGGCATCGCGGTGGCGAACATCCTGCTGCCGATGCTCGTCAAGCAGCACTTCTCGCACCGCACCGGGCTGGTCACCGGGGCGTACACGATGGCCCTGACGGTGGGCACGACGGTGGCCGCCGCCGCGGCGGTGCCGGTCGCGCACGCCTTCGGCTCCTGGCGGGCCGGACTCGGCGTCTGGGCCGGGCTGGCCGCGCTGGCCGTACTCCCGTGGGTGCCGCTGGCGCTGCGGGCCCGCGCCGCGCGACGGGCCGCGCCCCCGGCGGTGGCGGTCGCCGCCCCGGCGCGGGTGCGCCCGGAGCGGACCCGGCTCGGCTGGGCCATGGCTGTCTACTTCGGGGCGCAGTCCCTCAGCGGGTACGCGATCATGGGCTGGCTGGCCCAGCTCTTCCGGGACGCCGGGTACCGCCCGGAGGCGGCCGGGCTGCTGCTCGCCGGGGTGACCGCGCTGGGCGTGCCGGTGGCGCTGATGATGCCGACGCTGGCCGGCCGGCTGGCCACGCTCCGGCCGCTGGTGCTGTCACTCACCGTGTTCTCCGCTGCCGCGTACACCGGTCTGGCGCTGGCCCCGCGCGGCCTGGCGCCGCTGTGGGTGCTGCTGCTGGCGCTCGGCCAGGGCGCGTTCCCGCTCATCCTGACCACGATCGGGCTGCGCGCCCGGACCGCCGAGGGCACCGTGGCGTTGTCCGCGTTCGCGCAGAGCACCGGGTACGTCATCGCCGCGCTCGGGCCGCTGCTGGTGGGCATCCTCTACGAGGCGACCGGCGGCTGGACCGCCCCGATCGGCTTCCTGCTGGTGGCGCTGGCCGTGCAGACGGCTGCGGGCATGGTGATCGCCCGTCCCCGCTACATCGAGGACGAGCGCTGAGCAGGACCGGTCAGGAGGAGGTCGTGGTGGGTTCGCCCGCGACGGCCTCTTCCACAGTCGGGTACGTGTGCAGCACCTCGACCAGCCCGCTGACCTCGAGGATGCGCAGCACGCCGCGCTGCGGGGCGGCCAGCCGGACGACGCCGCCGGCCTCGTCGCAGTTGTTCTTCGCCCGGACGAACACGGACAGGCCTGTGGAGTCGCAGAACGACACCTCGGCCAGGTCGAAGACCAGGCGGTTGCGTCCCTTGTCCAGCAGATCCGTGATCTGGTCCTGCAGTTGCGGTGCCGTGGCCATGTCCAGCTCGCCCGCGACTGACACGACGACCACGTCGCCGCGCTGTTCCGTGTGCACCGTCAAGGACATTCGTCGACCTCCTGTGTTCGGAGGAACGGTATCCCACGTCGAGTCCGCCGCGCAGAACGGGAGCGGTACAGGTGCGGGCGATCATTTCTTTGCTCCGCGACAAGTAGTCCACCAGCCTCCGGTGATAGAGTCCGCCCGTCCAAATCAGGGAGGTCAACCATGGCGTTGAGCGCCGAACAGGGTGATCGGCTCGCCCACCTGCTCACTGAGCACGCGGAGCGGTTGACCAGTCGCTGGACCGAGATCGTCGCCGGTTCGCTGCGTGGTCGTCTGAGCCGGGCCGAGCTGGCTCGCCAGGTGCAGGAACTGCACCGCGCGCTGATCGACGCCGGCCGGCATGGCGTCTCCGACCTGGCCGGCGAGCACGCCGGTGAGCTGCGCGCGGTGCTGTCCGAGCTGTCCACGAACCGGGCCCGGCAGGGGTTCTCCGCGACCGAGACCGCGATCAGCGTGTTCGCGTTCAAGGACTCGCTGCTGGAGCTGATGGAGGACGAGAAGGGCGACAACACCCTTCGTGACTTCGTCGCCTACTCCGCGCTCGTCGACCAGATGGGCCTGTTCACCTTCGAGACGTTCGTCCGGGCCCGCGAGAGCCTGATCGCCGACCAGGCGGAGCAGTTGCTGGAGCTCTCCACCCCGGTGGTCAAGCTCTGGGAGGGCGTGGTCGCCGTCCCGCTGGTCGGGACGCTGGACTCGGCCCGCGCCCAGGTCGTGATGGAGCGGCTGCTCCAGACCCTGGTCGACACCGGGTCGCCGTACGCGATCATCGACATCACCGGCGTGCCGGCGGTGGACACCCAGGTCGCGCAGCACATCCTCAAGACCGTGGTGGCCGCCCGGCTGATGGGTGCCGACTGCATCATCTCCGGCATCCGCCCGCAGATCGCCCAGACCATCGTGGCCCTCGGGATCGAGTTCGGCGACATCGCCACCAAGGCGAGCCTCGCCGACGCGCTGCGCCACGTGCTGCGCATGACCGGGGTCGAGACCCCCGCTCGCCGCCCGCGCCGGGAGTCCTGATGGAACGGGTGCCGATCCTCAAGATCGGCGACATCCTGCTGGTCTCCATCCAGCTCGACATGTCCGACCAGACAGCGATCCAGCTGCAGGAGGACCTGGCCGAGCGGATCGTCGCCACCGGCTGCCACGGCGTGATCATCGACATCACGGCGCTGGACATCGTCGACTCGTTCGTCGGCCGGATGCTCTCCACCATCGCGTCCATCTCCAAGGTGCTGGACGCCGAGACGGTGGTGGTCGGCATGCGCCCGGCCGTCGCCATCACGCTCGTCGAGCTGGGGCTGTCGCTCAACGGCATCCGTACCGCGTTGAACGTCGAACGCGGCATGGAGCTGATCGCGGCGAGCCGCGCCGACGAGTGGGACGAGGCGGCCGACGAAGAGGGCACCGACACGACGGCGACGGCATGACCACCGGCGTCGACCTCGGCGTGCCGGCGACGCAGGCGATCCGCAGCGACGAGGACGTGGTGCGGGTCCGGCAGTTGGTGCGTACCACCGCCGTCGCGGTCCGGCTCACCCTGGTCGACCAGACGAAGCTGGTGACCGCCGCCAGCGAGCTGGCCCGCAACACGCTGATCTACGGCGGCGGGGGCCGCGCCGAGGTGAGCACCGTCTCCGACGGGCGACGGCGCGGCGTGCGGATCCTCTTCGCCGACGAGGGGCCGGGCATCCCCGACCTCGACCTGGCGCTGACCGACGGCTACACCACCGGGGGCGGACTGGGCCTCGGGCTCAGCGGGGCCCGCCGGCTCGTGGACGACTTCGACATCCAGACGGCTGTCGGTGAGGGGACGCGGATCACCGTCACCAAGTGGTCGCGATGATCGGCGACGTGGTCCCCGACCACGGGATGTGGTTCCGGATCGACAACGGCGCGACCGCCGGCGGCGTACGCCGGGCCGCCGAGCGTCTCGGCCGGCAGCTCGAAATGAGCGCCGAACGTGTCGCGGACCTGGCCATCGTTACCGCCGAGATCACCAGCAACCTGGTCAAGCACGCCCGCGAGGGCGCGCTCCTGATGCGTCCGGCGCGCCGGGCCGGACTGGCCGGGGTGGAGCTGGTGGCCATCGACTCCGGCCCCGGCATGGCCGACCTCACGCTGTCCTCGGTCGACGGCCACTCCACCGCCGGCACGCTCGGCATCGGCCTCGGCGCGATCGTCCGGCAGGCGAGCCGGTTCGACGGCTACTCGATGCCCGGCCGGGGCACCGTCCTGGTCGTCCAGCTCTGGGACGTCGCACCGCCGGAGCCGGACTGGGCGGGCGGACTGACCCGGCCGATCACCGGGGAGCAGAGCAGCGGCGACGGGTACGCGGTCCGCGAGGTCGACGGCCGCCGCCAGGTGCTGGTCTCCGACGGCCTCGGCCACGGGCCACTGGCCGCCGCCGCGACCGGAGCCGCCGTGTCCGCGTTCCGCTCCGCTCCCGACGGGCCGCCGGACGTGGTGGTGCGGCACCTGCACGCCTCCATGTCGCACACCCGGGGCGCGGCGCTCGCGGTGGCCGAGCTGGATCCCGCCGCCGGGCTGCTCCGCTACGCCGGCCTGGGCAACATCGCCGCGATGATCGTCACACCGGGCGAGCGGCGGCGCGGGCTGGTCTCGCTGCCGGGCATTTCCGGGCACCAGCGTCCGACGATCCGCGGGTACGACTACCCCTTCTCGCGCGACGCCACCCTGGTCATGCACAGTGACGGGGTGGTGGATCGCTGGGACCTGGACAACTATCCCGGGCTGGCCGGGCGCAACCCGTTGCTGGCCGCCGCGACGCTGCTGCGTGACGCCGGCACCCGTCGCGACGACGCCTGCGTCCTGGTGGCGCGGGGGGCGGCATGAGCGAGCCGCTCCTGCACCTCGCACTCCGGGTCGAGCAGGACATCTTCCTGGTCCGGCAGCGTGGCCGGGAGGTGGCCGCGGCGGTCGGGCTGGAACACCAGGACCAGGTGCGGATCGCGACCGCGCTGAGCGAGGTGGCCCGGGAGCTGCTGCGCGGGGCCGACGGCGCGGACGTCACGTTCGCCCTCGCCTGGGACGCCGTGGGCCGCAGGGTGCTTCAGGTGGACCTGTCACCGCTGCGTCCGCTGCCCGGCGGCCGGTACGAGCCGCAGTCCGGCGCCGTCGCGCGTCTGGTGGACACGTTGCGGGTGGTGGCCGTCGAGGGCGATAGCGTCGTGAGGATGTCCAGACGGGTGCCCGACCACGCCGAGGAGCTGACGCCGGAACGCGCCGGCCGGCTCCGCGCCGAGCTGGCCGAGCGTGCTCCGGGCTCCGCGCTGGACGAGCTGGCCGCGCAGAACTCCCAGCTCATCGCGGCCCTCGACGAGGTACGCAGCCAGCGCGACGAGCTGGAGGTGCTCAACTCCGAACTGCAGGAGACCAACCAGGGCGTGATGGCGCTCTACAACCAGCTCACCGAGGAGCTGGAGGAGACCAACCGGGGCGTGGTGGCGCTCTACGCCGAGCTGGAGGAGAAGTCCGCGCAGCTGCGGGCCGCGAGCGAGTCGAAGAGCCGGTTCCTGGCCAACGTCAGCCACGAGCTGCGCGCGCCGGTCACCGCGATCATCGGACTGGCCCGGCTGCTCGCCGACTCCGCCTCCGACCCGCTCACCGGCGAGCAGGCCCGCCAGGTGGGGCTGATCCGGTCCTCGGCGGGCGACCTGCTGGGGCTGGTGAACGAGCTGCTCGACCTGGCGAAGGCGGAGTCGGGCCGGATCGAGCCGGAGTGGTCCGAGGTCGACCTGCGCGCGGTGTTCGGACAGCTGCGCGGCACGCTGCGGGCGCTCACCACCCGCTCCGAGGTAGAGCTGGTGGTCGAGGAGCCGCCGGCTCCGGCGACGCTCCGCTCGGACGAGGTGCTGCTCGCCCAGGTGCTGCGCAACCTGCTGCACAACGGCCTGAAGTTCACCGAGCGCGGCGAGGTACGCCTGCGGGCCGAGCGCCGGGGCGAGCAGTGGATGCTCTTGGTCACCGACACCGGCGTCGGGATCCCGCCCGAACTGCACGAGCGGGTCTTCGAGGAGTTCTACCAGGTGCCCGGCACGACGCGGGTCGGCGGCACCGGGCTCGGCCTGCCGTACGCGCGACGGCTGGTCACGCTGCTCGGCGGGACGCTGGAGCTGAGGAGCGAAACCGGCCGGGGCAGCACGTTCACGGTGCTCCTTCCTGCGGGCGGAGCGTGACGGTGGACAGCGGGGCGGTGACCGTGCTTGTGGTCGACGACAGCGGCCCCAAGCGGTACCTGCTGGTGAACTGGCTCACCCGGGCCGGCTTCGTCACCATCGAGGCCGAGAACGGCACCGAGGCGTTGGACCGGGTGGCCCGGGAGCACGTCGACCTCGTGGTGCTCGACGTGCGGCTGCCCGATATGAGCGGCTTCGAGGTGTGCGAGCGGATCAAGGAAACGTACCCGTACATCCCGGTCATCCACGTCTCCGCCCACGCGGTGGACGTGGTCGACCGGGCGCAGGGTCTCACCCGGGGCGCGGACGCCTACCTGGCCGAGCCGATCGAGCCGGAGGAACTGGTCGCCACCGCGCACGCGGTGCTGCGCTACTACCAGGCCCGGCTGCGTGCCGAGCAGCTCGCCGAGCGGCTCGCCGCGCTCGCCGACGCCACAGTGGAGATGCACGCGACGCCGAACTTCGTCCGGCTGCTGGAGGCGGCCGCGAGCGGCGCGGCACGGATCTTCAAGGCTCCCGCGGCGGTGGTCGCCGAGACGTTCGACGGGGACTGCCTGGCCGGGGTGGCGGTCGACCCGCACACGCCGGCCAGGATCGTGCCGTGGGTGGTGGACGACACCGGAGTGCCGATCGGCACCCGGGTACGCGTCGACGACCCGGGCAACTGGGCGCTGACGGACTGGCCGGACGGTGACACGGTGACAGTGGCCGCCTCCCGGCTGCGGGAGGACCGGGCCCCGCTGTACGTGGTGGTACCGACCGCCACCCAGACCGTCCGTACGCCGGTGCTGGTGCAGCTCGCCCAGGCCGTCGCCTCGGCGGTGGAGGCGCAGCGGTCCTTCGACGAGGAGCACCGGATCGCTGTGACGTTGCAGCGCAGCCTGCTGCCGCAGCGCCTGCCTGACGTCGTGGGCCTGGACCTGGCCGTGCGGTACGAGCCGGCGAGCGCGCAGACCGAGGTGGGCGGCGACTTCTACGAGCTGGTGATGCTCGACGGGCACCTGCTGGTGGCGATCGGTGACGTGGCCGGGCACTCGCTGCACGCCGCCACCGTGATGGCCGAGTTGCGGCACGCGGTGCGCGCGTACGCGGTCGAGGGCCATCAACCCGGGGTGATCCTGGACCGGGTCAACGAGCTGATGCGCAACCTGCTGCCGACCGAGCTGGCCACCATCTGCGTGCTGCTGCTCCACCCGCCGACCGGGCTGGTCCGGCTGGCCAGTGCCGGGCACCTGCCGGCATTGCTGAGTCGCGACGGCCGGGTCGAGTTCGTGTCGCAGTCCGCGCCGCTGCTCGGGGTACGCGCGCGGCGCCCGCCCGATCTGGAGTTCGTGCTTCCCGCCGGGGCGACGCTCGTGCTCTACACCGACGGGCTGATCGAGCGGCGGGACGCCACCATCGACGACGGGATGGCGGCGCTCGGTATGGCCGCCGCCCGGGTGGACGACGACCTGGATGAGTTCTGCCAGCGACTGTTGGTCGAGCTGGCGCCGCCGGAGATCCAGGACGACGTCGCGGTGGTCGCGGTCCGCCGCCGCTGACGCGCTCCCGGTCACGTACCGTAGCTGAGCTGCCTGTCACGTTGCGTCACCGTCGCCGCGGGTGAGCGAGTGGGCCTGCTGCCGACTTTGCTCTGCAGCCATCGGCGCAGCGGGCGCCTGAGCAGGTGCTACCTGTTGACCATGGTCGACGGCGTCGCGCCGCCACCGTCACCGTCGGTGTGCGCTGCGTCAGTGGGTGCAGAGCAAGGTCGGCGCGAGGTGAGGCCCGCCGCTCCGCCGACTGTCACCGTTCGTGACTGCGGAGTGAGGGTGGGCAAGGCGACGGCCCGCGCTCCGCAGGGCGCCTGACCCGCGTCACTGTCTCAGGGACGCCAGCGAGCGGGCGTACGCCGCGGGCGAGACCCCGGCGACGGCGGTGAACTCGCGGACCAGATGGGCCTGGTCGGCGTACCCCAGGTCGGCGGCGACCCGCGACCAGTCCAGCGGCCCGGCGGCGGCCTGTTCGATCGCCTCCTGGAGCCGGTAGCGGCGGATCACCCACTTCGGACCGACGCCCACGTGGTCGAGGAAGAGGCGCTGGAGCCGGCGGACGGAGACGCTCCGCCGCCGCGCGAAGTCGGTCACCCGCAGCACGGTCCGGTCGGCACGGATCTCCTCGACCAGCGCGGTGGCCTCCGCGGCGAGCGGATCCGCGACCGGCGACCACGAGGTCAGCAGCTCGTCCAGCCTCGCGCAGCGCTCGTCGTCGGTCCCCGGGCAGATCGGCCCGTAGGTGATCGGTACGCGCCGGCCGGTCAGCTCGGCGACCGGACGCCGCCAGAACGGCCGGAAGCCGCCCGGGCGGAACTGGACGCCGGAGACCCGGCCGACGCCGTGCAGCGTGATGGCGAACAGGCCGGTGTCGACGCCCGCGATCTCACCGTGTTCGGCCGCGCCGTCCTGCGCCTGGAACACCACGTTCACGGTCGGGTGCGGCACCACCCGTTGCTCGAACGGCTCGTCCAGGTCCCAGTCGATCAGCCAGTAGTGCTCCACCCACCGACGCAACGCCGGGGCGGCCATCCGGCGCCGGAACCGGACCTGCCGGCGCAGCCGGCCCGGATCGAGGATGCCCCGGTTGTCACGCCGCGGTTCGTGTCGCATTTCTTCAATACCACCCTCCTAGGCTGCCCCTATGAGCACGAAGACTAGTGAGCTGCTCGCCGTCGCGGCGCCGCGTACGGTCGCTGTGGTTCGCGGCATCTCCGACGAGCAGCTCGGCCTGCCCACCCCATGCCCCGACTACACGGTGCGTGACCTGCTCGGTCACCTGTTCGACGTGGTGGTCAACTTCCAGGCGCTGGCCCGCCGGGAGACGGTGGACTGGTCCGGCAAGACCGACCACCTGACCGAGGGCTGGCGCGACCGGTTCGCGGCCGAGGCGGCCCGGCTGATCGAGGCATGGTCCGACCCGGCCGCGCTGGACGGCGTTTCACCCGGCATGGGGCTACCCCAGGAGACGGTCGGGTCGATGGCCCTGATCGACCTCACGGTGCACGGGTGGGACCTGGCCCGGGCCACCGGCCAGGAGCTGACAGTGGACCCGGCCGTGGTGTCGGCGGGGCACGAGTTCATGGACCGCATGGGCGACACGGGGCAGAAGATGGGCGCGTTCGGCCCGCCGGTGCCCACCGAGGCGGCGCCGACCAGC
This genomic window contains:
- a CDS encoding FadR/GntR family transcriptional regulator; translation: MTPAVDSVAVPPRGHRVRQTIEQLRERILGGEWPVGGRIPTEPQLVAELGVGRNTVREAVRALVHAGVLACRQGSGTYVVSTDELAPVVARRLTDDRMTEVIEVRRAFEVEAARLAALRRTPEDLAALDGALAAREAAWRGGRVDEFVEADAALHTAVVAAAHNAMLAELYASVGAALRSTVAQAMGEALTPERYVDHGRLVEAIRAGHPQRAAIEAGAFLEGPAGGSGC
- a CDS encoding RNA polymerase sigma factor, which gives rise to MTDIKGTAALTPNPDDNDALREAEAARLKAVHDREFAEFTEGSYHTVERILRARCRDRQAVEDALHEAFLHGLVEWPKLRDHVRPIGWIIRTARFKIMKDHDRRQREAAVAPEDLPPSSHSDIADAWEAQETLRGWLHQLPVRHAEVFQMSKEGFSNQEIARILGLTENSVRSYKAAAKKGLCELAEKAGFTRSESDRRQGASRGSR
- a CDS encoding STAS domain-containing protein, whose amino-acid sequence is MSLTVHTEQRGDVVVVSVAGELDMATAPQLQDQITDLLDKGRNRLVFDLAEVSFCDSTGLSVFVRAKNNCDEAGGVVRLAAPQRGVLRILEVSGLVEVLHTYPTVEEAVAGEPTTTSS
- a CDS encoding MFS transporter, translated to MTPPPAPAATVPAPGVASAVTPTPAPRAVRGGLLVLTGMLLVALNLRAAVTSLGALLDEVRVGLGLSGAMAGLVTTLPTIAFAGLGALTPWLVRRWAAPRVLVLAMLALTVGQVLRALTGSAAVFVLTSALALAGIAVANILLPMLVKQHFSHRTGLVTGAYTMALTVGTTVAAAAAVPVAHAFGSWRAGLGVWAGLAALAVLPWVPLALRARAARRAAPPAVAVAAPARVRPERTRLGWAMAVYFGAQSLSGYAIMGWLAQLFRDAGYRPEAAGLLLAGVTALGVPVALMMPTLAGRLATLRPLVLSLTVFSAAAYTGLALAPRGLAPLWVLLLALGQGAFPLILTTIGLRARTAEGTVALSAFAQSTGYVIAALGPLLVGILYEATGGWTAPIGFLLVALAVQTAAGMVIARPRYIEDER
- the mscL gene encoding large conductance mechanosensitive channel protein MscL — protein: MLKGFKDFIMRGNVVDLAVGVVIGAAFTGVVTAFTGSFLKPLIKLASGGSELKSGTWTIGDVKFPWVDFVNAAITFLLTAAVLYFLVVFPMNKLAERRQRGEEPPPSAPSEEVKLLTEIRDALLAGNHGTPGQRSALDDVLGRRQEPPAPR
- the tnpB gene encoding IS607 family element RNA-guided endonuclease TnpB, with translation MKTIQAYRYALDLTPTQERAALAHAGAARVAHNWALARVRAVMCQRAAERTYGIPDNQLTPALSWSLPGLRKEWNAAKRQVAPWWAECSKEAFNTGLDALARALRNWTHSRSGHRAGRPAGFPRFKSRRRTAPSVRFTTGTIQAELDRKHIVLPRLGRLKLHESARKLARRIDSGTARIMSATVRRDGGRWHVAFTCEVERTDRRPTQPLSVVGVDLGIKHLAVLSTGEKAPNPQHLIGAQARLRRFSRALARKAGPDRCASRHPSGRWERTSARLSRAHARVRNLRRDGLHKLTTRLAREHGTIVLEDLNVAGMLRNRRLARHIADAGFAELRRQLAYKAEWYGGQMILADRWYPSSKTCSGCGAAKAKLALAERTYICTTCGLVLDRDLNAARNLAALVASHTTGSGPVAGRGAVRKTQHAGLVAVKRQPGAASAGQTGTVRPQGRTTDRELTRAGDG